One segment of Balaenoptera ricei isolate mBalRic1 chromosome 8, mBalRic1.hap2, whole genome shotgun sequence DNA contains the following:
- the YPEL4 gene encoding protein yippee-like 4, which translates to MPSCDPGPAPACLPTKTFRSYLPRCHRTYSCVHCRAHLAKHDELISKSFQGSHGRAYLFNSVVNVGCGPAEQRLLLTGLHSVADIFCESCKTTLGWKYEQAFETSQKYKEGKYIIEMSHMVKDNGWD; encoded by the exons ATGCCCAGCTGCGACCCTGGCCCggcccctgcctgcctccccacCAAGACTTTCCGCAGCTACCTGCCCCGCTGCCACCGCACCTACAGCTGCGTCCACTGCCGTGCACACCTAGCCAAACACGATGAGCTTATTTCCAAG TCCTTCCAAGGGAGCCACGGCCGAGCCTACCTGTTTAACTCCGT GGTCAACGTGGGCTGTGGGCCCGCTGAACAGCGTCTCCTGCTCACGGGGCTCCACTCGGTAGCTGATATTTTCTGCGAGAGCTGCAAAACCACCCTCGGCTGGAAATAT GAACAAGCTTTTGAGACGAGCCAGAAGTACAAGGAAGGGAAGTACATCATTGAAATGTCACACATGGTGAAGGACAACGGCTGGGACTGA